A stretch of the Marinitoga sp. 38H-ov genome encodes the following:
- a CDS encoding ATP-binding protein: VLSAAMIDRLAHKAYLVNMNGNSYRLKETEEFIKSLE; the protein is encoded by the coding sequence CAGTATTATCAGCAGCAATGATTGATAGATTGGCTCACAAAGCATATTTAGTAAATATGAATGGTAATAGTTATCGTTTAAAAGAAACCGAAGAATTTATCAAATCATTGGAATGA